A region of Toxorhynchites rutilus septentrionalis strain SRP chromosome 1, ASM2978413v1, whole genome shotgun sequence DNA encodes the following proteins:
- the LOC129778149 gene encoding regucalcin-like — MPEYKVEQLPSPLNVLGEGPHWCGERQSLYYNDIYGGTIHRYDYADNKTYTATVDGYLVIAFIIPVKSSQTEFIIGTGKKVTLIEWDGIAPEAKFVKTVGEVELDLPDNRFNDAKVDPKGRFYGGTMRLEEKGDIFEARLGSFYRYDPQLGKFVVLKTQIGVSNGLCWNAEGTLLYYIDSCDLDVKEYHVDENGDLSNERVVTNFRMNGNRPDFVPDGMTIDADGFLYVATFGGSVVYKIDPSDGKTVLEIKLPAEQVTSVAFGGPSLDILFVTTAAKEFKTPQPPPAGALFKVTGLGAKGVPMHSVDLN; from the exons ATGCCGGAATATAAGGTCGAACAGCTGCCCTCGCCCCTCAATGTGCTAGGAGAAG GTCCCCATTGGTGCGGTGAAAGACAAAGTTTATACTACAACGATATCTACGGAGGAACGATCCACCGGTATGATTATGCTGATAACAAAACATATACGGCCACAGTTG ACGGTTATCTCGTTATCGCATTCATAATCCCCGTGAAGAGTAGCCAAACGGAGTTCATTATTGGAACGGGTAAGAAAGTGACCCTCATCGAATGGGACGGCATCGCTCCGGAAGCGAAATTTGTGAAAACAGTCGGTGAAGTTGAGCTGGATCTGCCCGATAACCGCTTCAACGACGCCAAGGTCGATCCGAAGGGTCGGTTCTATGGCGGGACCATGCGACTCGAGGAGAAGGGCGATATTTTCGAGGCACGCCTGGGATCGTTCTATAGGTACGATCCACAGCTGGGGAAGTTTGTTGTGCTCAAGACCCAAATTGGTGTGTCAAATGGATTGTGTTGGAATGCGGAGGGCACTTTGTTGTACTATATTGACTCGTGCGATCTAGATGTTAAGGAATATCACGTGGACGAAAATGGAGATTTGT CCAACGAAAGAGTGGTTACCAATTTCCGGATGAACGGAAATCGCCCTGACTTTGTACCTGATGGAATGACTATCGATGCCGATGGATTCCTGTACGTGGCAACCTTCGGAGGTTCCGTTGTCTACAAAATAGATCCATC TGATGGAAAAACTGTACTGGAGATCAAGCTTCCCGCAGAACAAGTGACCTCGGTGGCCTTCGGTGGCCCATCCCTGGACATTCTGTTCGTCACGACAGCCGCAAAGGAATTCAAAACACCACAGCCACCCCCGGCAGGAGCCCTCTTCAAAGTGACCGGTCTAGGAGCTAAAGGAGTACCAATGCATAGCGTTGATTTAAATTGA